A window of Rhodothermales bacterium genomic DNA:
TGAGTACACGGACGTCGGCTACGCGCCGGAGCAGCCCGTTGCATTCAGTCATCGCTTGCACGCCGGGCAGGTCGGGCTGGATTGCCAATACTGTCATACGCAGGTCAAGGATGCTGCGCATGCCAACGTGCCGGCCACCCAGACCTGCATGAACTGTCACAGCCAGATCCGCACGGAGTCGCCCAAGCTGCTTCCGGTCCGCGAAAGCTGGGCCACCGGAAACAGCATTGAGTGGGTCAAGGTGCACCAACTGCCTGACTACGCCCGGTTCAGTCACGCCATCCACACGAACAACGGTGTCGGGTGCGAGTCGTGCCATGGCCGGATTGATCAGATGGAGGTTGTATCGCTGCAAGAACCCCTGTCCATGAGCTGGTGTCTGGAGTGCCATCGTCAGCCGGAGCTGTTCCTGCGCCCCGACTCGGAAATCACCACGATGGGGTACGAGTACCCGGATGATTACGTCCAGAAGAACCTGCAGCGGGTATTGGATGAGAACATCGTGCCGCCGACCAACTGCTCCGCCTGTCACTATTAATGTCCCGTACCATGATTGAGCTACCTGTTGTAGATGCGTCCGCGACCGGGGATGCCGGAGACCATGCACCCCGCGCGCGGTTCTGGCGCAGTGTCAGCCAACTCGAGAAAACGTCCGATTTCAAGGAAATCGCGGCCAACGAGTTCGTGCCCGGAGCGTCCGAGACGCCAGGCGGTGCCTCCCGTCGTCAGTTCCTGCAGGTCATGGGCGCTTCCATGGCACTGGCCGGCCTGACGGCGTGCCGCAAACCGGTCGAGACCATTGTGCCGTTTGCCCGTCGGCCCGAGGACATGATCCCCGGGGTGCCGGTGAACTACGCGACCTCCATGCCCTTCCGGGGTTCGATTCGGCCGTTGTTGGTGGAGAGCACGGACGGTCGCCCCACGAAAGTTGAAGGCAATCCGGACCACCCGGAAGTCATGGGCGCCTCATCGGTTTTCGAGCAGGCATCCTTGCTCGGGCTGTACGACCCGGACCGCTCGCAGGTTGTTTTGAAGGACGGCGCGGTCTCTTCCTGGACGGAGTTCAAGCGCCACCTCGGCAGCCTTCCCACCTCAACGCGCATTGCCGTTGTGGCGGAGCCCACGTCCTCCATGACGTTTGCCTCCCTGCGGCGTCAGATCGAAGGCCGTTTTGCTCAGGTCCGGTTCGTGAACTACGAACACCTGACAGCCAACCGCGCGACGCGCGGATACCAGGCCGCATTCGGCCGAACGGTGCGACCCTCCTGGAACATGGAGGAAGCCCAGGTCATCCTCTCCCTGGATGCAGACTTCCTGTCGGCTGCGGCCGACGACACGATTGCCAACACGCGGGGATTTGCCCGCAGCCGCCGGATTGAAGAGACGGGCTCCATGAGTCGCCTCTATGCCGTTGAAAGCGGCTATTCCATTACGGGTGGCATGGCGGACCATCGGCTCCGTTTGAAGTCGGGCGCCGTCGGAGCATTTGCAGCGTCCCTAGCGGGTGCCTTGGGTCTCCATTCCTCATCCGTGCCTGCATTCGACGGCCATGTCTGGATCCAGGCGCTCGCGGACGATCTGACCCGCGCGGGTTCGCGGGCTTTGGTCATAGCGGGCGACAACCAACCGGAAGCCGTCCATACCCTGGCCGCCGCCATCAACGCCTCGTTGGGAGCCATCGGTACCACGGTGTCGCTTATGGATGTACCGGGCGAGTCGGTGAATGATATCCAGGCGGATGTCCGGGCACTGGTCGCTGATCTGCAGTCCGGGTCTGTGGATGTCCTCGTCACGCTGGGTGTGAACCCCGTGTATGACCACCCCGGCCTGGCGGATGCGTTCGCCCGCGCTGGAGAACGGATCCACGTCGGCATGTACGTGGATGAGACGGCGCGTGGTGCCTCTTGGCACGTGCCTCAGGCCCACTATCTGGAAGCTTGGGGCGACGGGCGCTCCCGCACCGGGCATGCGGCCATCATCCAGCCCCTGATTTCGCCTCTTTATGACGACGCCCACTCCGACCTGGAGGTGCTGGGTCTGCTGGCAACAGGGCAGGAGCAATTCGGATACGACCTGGTCCGCGATACGTGGCGGGGCATGCTACCGGGATCCTTTGAAGACGCCTGGCGGAAGGTGGTTCACGATGGATTCCTGGCCGACAGCAGCTATCCGACTGTCAGTGCCGGCGTGTCCGGCGCGGCCGTATCCGCAGCTGTGTCGACGGTGTCGGAAGGGGGCGTTGCCGAGCTCGAAGTGGTCATCAACCTGGACGGCAAGGTTCTGGACGGTCGCTACGCCAACAACGCGTGGCTCCAGGAACTGCCCGATGCGACCACAAAGGTGGTCTGGGACAACGTGGCAGCCATGAATCCGGCCACGGCCGAGCGCCTGGGACTCCAGTCCCGACTGGATGGCGGCAAGTATCTCACGGATACGGTCACCATCACGGTGGGTGAGGCATCGGTCGATCTGCCGGTGTGGATCCAGCCTGGCATGGCCGACGATTCCATCCATGTCACGACCGGTTACGGGCGGGACATCCAATCGAATCGTCCGTTCCGGGAAACGAATCTGTTCGATCTGGACGACTACACGGACGTGTACGGATCGGGCGCTGTTTCATCCGGTGTCGGTACCAGCGTCTCGATGCTCATGCAGCGCGGTTCACGGATTGTGTCAGCCGCTTCGGTGACCAAGTCCGGATCGGACTACATGGTGGCCTCCACCCAGGATCACGGCGCCATGGAAGAGGAGGGCCAGGAGGTCCAGAAACGAGGCCTGTTCCGGATGGCCACGGTGGCGGAGTACCAGGCCAACCCGGATTTCGTAAAAGGCGGCGAGCCGGCACCACTCCGGGAAGACTGGGGGGACTATCCGAGCCTGTGGGAGGACAGCCACCCCAAGAATGCCGA
This region includes:
- a CDS encoding cytochrome c3 family protein, with product MAQIFNRKANVLPTLSLVGALGGGVFAILAIWYFFSPEYTDVGYAPEQPVAFSHRLHAGQVGLDCQYCHTQVKDAAHANVPATQTCMNCHSQIRTESPKLLPVRESWATGNSIEWVKVHQLPDYARFSHAIHTNNGVGCESCHGRIDQMEVVSLQEPLSMSWCLECHRQPELFLRPDSEITTMGYEYPDDYVQKNLQRVLDENIVPPTNCSACHY
- a CDS encoding TAT-variant-translocated molybdopterin oxidoreductase, producing the protein MIELPVVDASATGDAGDHAPRARFWRSVSQLEKTSDFKEIAANEFVPGASETPGGASRRQFLQVMGASMALAGLTACRKPVETIVPFARRPEDMIPGVPVNYATSMPFRGSIRPLLVESTDGRPTKVEGNPDHPEVMGASSVFEQASLLGLYDPDRSQVVLKDGAVSSWTEFKRHLGSLPTSTRIAVVAEPTSSMTFASLRRQIEGRFAQVRFVNYEHLTANRATRGYQAAFGRTVRPSWNMEEAQVILSLDADFLSAAADDTIANTRGFARSRRIEETGSMSRLYAVESGYSITGGMADHRLRLKSGAVGAFAASLAGALGLHSSSVPAFDGHVWIQALADDLTRAGSRALVIAGDNQPEAVHTLAAAINASLGAIGTTVSLMDVPGESVNDIQADVRALVADLQSGSVDVLVTLGVNPVYDHPGLADAFARAGERIHVGMYVDETARGASWHVPQAHYLEAWGDGRSRTGHAAIIQPLISPLYDDAHSDLEVLGLLATGQEQFGYDLVRDTWRGMLPGSFEDAWRKVVHDGFLADSSYPTVSAGVSGAAVSAAVSTVSEGGVAELEVVINLDGKVLDGRYANNAWLQELPDATTKVVWDNVAAMNPATAERLGLQSRLDGGKYLTDTVTITVGEASVDLPVWIQPGMADDSIHVTTGYGRDIQSNRPFRETNLFDLDDYTDVYGSGAVSSGVGTSVSMLMQRGSRIVSAASVTKSGSDYMVASTQDHGAMEEEGQEVQKRGLFRMATVAEYQANPDFVKGGEPAPLREDWGDYPSLWEDSHPKNAEEITTSRYNVNQWGMVIDLNTCTGCNACVVACQSENNIQVVGKEEVSRGREMHWIRMDRYFVSGDGASFEEPQMVLQPIPCMHCENAPCEQVCPVAATVHSPDGTNQMIYNRCIGTRYCANNCPYKVRRFNFFNWTKHLPTSVRMAQNPNVTVRSRGVMEKCSYCIQRIREVNKTTNIENRPIRDGEVVTACQQACPAQAITFGDLALADSAVSKKRQSNRRYELLAELSVKPRTSYLGRIRNPNPSLQPNDNA